The Cytophagales bacterium DNA segment ATCCGCTTACCGAGGAGGAACAAGCCATTATTGCAAGTATTACTTCCTTGCTTGAAGAGGCGGAACGTTCGTCTCCTGAAATTTGGGAAGAAACCAATGGGGTAGTTAAGCAATTCAAGAAGGCGCTTAAAAAACAACGCCAGGGTGGGGCGATAAAGCAACCTTCTTAATCAAAAATGAAAAATTCACGCATTAGTAAATAAGGTCAATTGCCCGTAGCTTTATTGAGACGGGCAATTGCTAATGGAGCAGACATTGGACAGAAAAGAACTTAGGAAGTGCTCAGACGAGGAGCTCATAAGCCTGATTGTAGATCACAGTCGGGCTGATTTGTTTGAACTGATCTATGATCGGTATGCACGTAAGATCTATCAGAAGTGCCTGAGCTTTACGAAGGATGATTCAGAGGCGATGGATGTGGCTCATGATATTATCGTGAAGCTTTTTACGCAATTGACGAAATTCAGTGGCAAATCCAAGTTCTCTACCTGGGTGTACAAGGTCACTTACAATTGCTGTGTAGACTACCAGGCACAGAAGAAAAAAAAGTTATCAATATCAGAGGAGTTGGCGCTCGAAGCTGGAAAATCGGAGCCTTCTGATGTTCCGGATGATAGCGAATTGATGGAGTTGAGTATCGATACACTTGAAGAATTGATGGAGCTTTTGACTCCAGCAGAAAAGTCAATCATTCTGATGAAATACCAGGATGGCATGTCCATCAAGGAGATTGCTGTGCTCACTCAGGCTGGTGAGAGCTCCGTGAAAATGAAATTGAAAAGAACAAAAGCAAAGTTGATCGCGCTTTATGAAAAACGATGATGAAGAAAATCCTTTTGAACACCTGAATCAGGTTGAAAAGGTACCTGCAGATCTTAAGGAAGAAGTGATGAATACCATTGAAAATGACCTGACAGATGATGAGGGTAACATAATGGAAGATGTGCCCGAAGAAGAGGTGTTCAAAGTGGTTCCGCCAACTGACGAGAAACCTAAGGATTAGTTACCTCCCAGGGCATCAAAATAATAGTCGGTTGTTCGTGTGACTTTTCGAGATTTTGCCGTCTAATATTCATCAAGTAAAAAAGATGAAATCGCTTATTAAACTTACAGCACTTTCGTTGCTGATTGTGGCCTCCTCCTTGATGTGGACGAACGCCGCAGTATTGTCTAGCGTAACCGATGACAAGGTAAAAAACACCTTTAACCGGATGTTCCCAAAAGCAAAGAATGTAGTCTGGGAATCCAATGATGAGGGGAACCTGGTAGCGTATTTTGTGACCCGTGATGGTGACAAAGAGGTCCACTTTCAACCTGGAGGTGTTTGGTTGCACACTTGGACCTTAATCGAGGAATCAGACCTTTCAGAAGAGATCATCAACTATCTGGAAGATGAATACAATGGAGCAACTATCTACGAAACAAAAGCATATGAGGACCCAGAGACCTCACTGGAGTACAGGGTAGTGCTTGCCATGGAAGAAGACCAGAAAGAAGAACTGACCTGGGAAGACGATGAAGAAGAGGTAATAGAAGTCAATGAAGAAAGTGATTGGCTAACTTACCTTGAGTTGACCTTCAACGGTGAATCAGAGCTGATCTCCGTGAAAAGAATAGAAGACTAATTTGTAGTTGTTTTTGAGTTTGACCCTGTAATGCCTCGCGGCACCCAACCCGAGGCCATTACACCTTTAGTTGTTTGGCCCTGATTATGGTACTACCTGATCAGGGTTTTCTATTTCTCTCTGATTTTTTTCTAATTCAACCTGTGACTTTTTGTGGAATTCTCAGTCTAATGATCACTAAATCGATGAAGAAGTGTTTTTCTAAAGGGTTAGCAATTGGTTAGTGGAGCGGTAAACTACCAATTTGTGTACCCCGACAAGACAAGGTCGTGTGCATGCGACCTGTCTTTCATCCATACGAGTTGGACACCTCTTGCCTTTGAAGATTGAGATTTGGTTTAAAATACTCTTGGCCTAAGAGTGTCTACTCGACAGCTGTTTTTCAGTTGTGCGGCCCTGATCCTGGTTGGTCAGGGTTTTTTATGTAATCTCGACTAACTTTTGAGTGTCTTAATCCTGAACGCAATGATCATTGAAAAGCCCTGGGAAATCATCAAAGAACAACTTGTATCTCCTGATCCTGAAGTCATCAAGGAATTCCTGGAGGAAATGAGGTCAGAGGATGTTGCAGGAATAATAAGTCATCTGGAAAAAGAGGAACGGGTCCAGCTCCTACATGTCTTGAAACCGGAAGAGGCAGCGGAATTGATCGATGAGATTCCCTGGCAGCAAGCGGTTAAAATCCTGGAAGACATGGATGCTCAGGAAACTGCTGCGATCCTGCAGGAAATGCCCAGTGATGATCAGGCAGACTTTCTTGCGGAGTTTGAGACTGCCAACCAAAATGCTGTCCTGGATGAATGGCAACCAGATGCGGTGGAGGAAGTCAAAAAACTCATTCAGTATGACGATCACTCTGCAGGTGGTTTGATGATCACAGAATTTCTGGCTTTTGATGAATCTCTGACAGTCGGCGAAGTGGTCAAAAACCTGAGTGACCATGCTGAGAAGTATGAACGCTACAACCTGCAATACATTTATGTGACTTCTCACGATAAGTTCGAGGGGGTTTTGCAGATGCGAGATCTCCTGTTGAGAAAACGGAGTACTCCGCTGACTGATATTGTGCTGCGGGATGCGATCACCGTGAATGATGACGATAACCTGGATGAATTGATTAGTTTCTTTGATACCCACGATTTTTATGGAGTGCCTGTTGTCAATCAAAAACGAGACTTGTTGGGAGTGGTCTTACGGAAAGACTTACGTGAGGCAGAAACCGAACAAATCAACTACGAGCATTTGGAAACTCAGGGTATCGTTGGCGGGGAAGAGCTCAGGACGTTGCCAATACTTACGAGAGCCAAACGACGCTTGTCCTGGTTGAGCGTAAACATCTTACTAAACATTGCCGCAGCCAGTGTCATTGCTGTTTATCAGGATACGCTTTCAGCGGTTATTGCTCTGGCGGTGTTTCTGCCCATCATTTCTGATATGAGTGGCTGTTCGGGAAATCAGGCAGTGGCGGTTAGTTTACGTGAATTGTCCCTGGGGGTGATCAAGCCTTTCGAATTGGTCCGCGTACTTTGGCAAGAGGCTTCTGTCGGTCTGATCAATGGTCTGGTACTCGGCACGTTGATTGGATTGGCGGCCTGGATATGGAAGGGAAACATATATCTTGGATTGGTTGTGGGTGGGGCGCTAGGAATCAATACGCTCATTGCCGTATCTCTCGGAGGAGCTATACCATTGATCTTGAAGCGATTTAACGTGGACCCTGCACTGGCATCAGGTCCGTTGCTGACTACCATCACAGACATGCTGGGATTTTTCCTTGCATTGACATTTGCCAGTACGCTCATGCCTCATTTATAAATTCTTCAATTCACGCCTCTTTATTCATGTGACTTTTAAGGCAAAGTCCGGTCTAATACTTGAAATGAAAAAGCTAATTCAATCAAGTAGCAGTTCGCTTATCGAAAAGCTTACGGTAGAGATGAATGCCTTGATATCTGTTTTAAAGAACCCGACACTTCGGGTAAGCGATAGGCTAAAACGCCGATATTTTAATCGGCTTGACGCGATCAAAAACCTCAAGATCGTGCGTGCTTTTGAAGACCGAAATAGTGCCGAATAAATTCATCAAAAAAACTTCTCTTCCAGATGTGACTTTTCATGAAATCTCAAGTCTAATAATCACCTAAATCTAAAATGCGAATATCAATGAAGCATTCGTACCTGGAATATTCGAAGCTGATCTTGTCCAAGGTGGCATTTGATCCAAGCTTGTTTTTGAAGGAGTACCAAAAATCATTGAAGTATTTGAACGATACTGAGCAATTGAAGCTCAATACATGGGTCATCAGTATGGGAGTTCGGTTTGACAGCAGTGTGAGATTCCCATCGATTGATCCAGGATTAGATAAGTTCGCCCAGATGCGACCTTCTAACCCAAACTGAGAAGACATGATCGAACCTGAGAGAAGGCAGTTTTTTAAAGGATATAATTCAGCAGTCACCTATGTGAAGATGACCAGCAATTTATTTTCAGTTGAAGAGCAGGGCTTTAGGGCTTTGTCCATGTCTAAAAAGATGCCTTCCACCAACTCAGAAAGAGAACATTCCCTGGCTATTTATTTGAATTGAGATGATCACCCTATTTATCAATCTGCTGCTGCTCAATCCTTTTGTAACTACGCCAGAAGCAACCACATTGACTATTCGTTTTGAAAACATTCGCTTCCATGAGGGGCATATTCTAGTTGGTGTGTATAAAGCTGAAGACAGCTGGTCGCGACGTACTCCGGAAAGAGAATTTATCATCTCCAAACAGGATATCGTAGACGGATCTCTCACGGTCACACTCAACGATTTTGAACCGGGATTTTATGGCCTGGCCTTTCTCGACGATGAAAATGGTAATGAGATTGTAGACATGGGTATGGTGTTCCCTAAGGAAGGTTTTGGCTTTTCGAATTATTATCATCGCTCGATCTCTTTCCCGAAGTTCAAAGACTTTACTTTCAATTTCCCTGAAAATCGGGACATCAACGTCAAATTTCGATACTTAAAATTCTAATCATAATTAAACTGTAATTCACACTGCAATGAACAAACTGTACAGGGGTTTCAGACTCCCCAGTGCAGCCTACACGGTGCCAAGAAAAGCACTGAAGGGCTACATTGAAATTGATCGAGCACCTCAAATCGGAGACCTGGTTTACGGCCAGGTAGATACGATTGGCCAGCACAACTCGCTTGAGAATAGTCAGGGTCGTATCCATACGATACATCCCGGAACGAAAGCGGTATTCATATTTGGCAATCGCTATGCGCCTGACTATTATGAAGGATTGATCCCTGAAGATTCAAATTTCGAATCGCTTGATTTGCTGGCTCGTTCTGGTGTAGTTGGTACTGTGGTTTCTAAAAGTGGTAAGGTCATTTCTCCTACGGTAATCAAACCCCTGGGATACGTTTGTGATTCGAATGGTGAAGTGGTGAATACGCGTCAATTCAATCTGATTAAGCCCAAGAATGAAACGAAAAAAACACCTAGAGCAAAACTGATTTTGGCCGTTGGAACTGCAATGAACTCCGGGAAAAGTGCGGCCGCAACTGCTTGCGTGTTTGCCTTGAGTGTACATGATAAAGAGGTTCGTGCTTCTAAGGTTACGGGTACAGCAAGCTTAAAGGACATTTTGAGCATGAATGATGCCGGTGCAACCCATTTCTCCGATTTCTCCTATATGGGTTATCCGAGTACTTACATGCTTAAGGAGGAGGAAGTAGTGGATGTATTCAATAAGCTGGATCTGAAATACGCCAACAACAAGGATAACTATTGGGTAGTAGAATTCGCGGATGGGATCAATCAAAGAGAAACGGCAATGCTACTCCAGCATCCAGACATTAGGGATCGGATTCATAAGCTCATTTTCTGTGCAGCTGATTCTTTCGGTGCGATTGGCGGGCTGGAAGTATTGAAAAATAAATTTAACCTTGTACCTGATGCAATCTCTGGTGTTTGTTCTAGTTCTCCACTGCACATTAAGGAGTTGAGTGAATACACGGACATCCCCGTGTTCAATAGCTTGAACATCAAATCAGAAGAATTGTATAAGATCCTAAGTACGCCAAGAAAACGAAAGTCTAAGTGAAACCATTTGCCATTGCGATTCATGGAGGAGCCGGAACGGTCTCCAAAACCAAAATGACCAAATGGAAAATTGAAGCGTACCAACAGATACTGAAGCGAGCGTATACGGTAGGATATAAGACACTCGAAAAAGGTGGTTCTTCCCTGGAAGCGGTTGCTGAAGCTGTATTGATCATGGAAGACTCTTCTTTGTTCAATGCGGGGAAAGGATCTGTTTTTACCAACCAGGGAGAATTTGAAATGGATGCGGCCATCATGGATGGTCGCAAACTTCATGCGGGTGCCGTAGCTGGTGTTTCGCAAGTCAAGAATCCAATTTTGTTGGCGGATTGTGTGATGAAGAAGTCTAAGCACGTACTGATCAGCGGTGAACAAGCTCTGGAGTATGCCAAAGAACAGGGCCTTACCATTGAATCAAAAGACTACTTCTACGATGAGTTCAGATACAAACAATGGCAACGTGCCTTACAAAAGGACAAAGTAGAATTGGATCACGATGAGGAGAAGTTTGGTACGGTTGGAGCCGTGGCCCTGGACAAAAAAGGAAACCTTGCCGCGGCTACTTCAACCGGAGGGATGGTGAATAAGAAATATGGCAGGATAGGTGATAGTCCTTTGATTGGCGTGGGTACCTATGCCAATAATGAAAGTTGTGCCATTTCCTGCACTGGTCACGGAGAGTATTTCATGCGTTCGGTAGTAGCTCATGACATATCTGCCCGGATGCTATATCAGGGTCAAACCTTGCAGCAAGCTACCAATGAGGTGATCATGGAACGGATGCCTGCCATGGGCGGACGAGGTGGTTTGATTGGAGTGGACAAGCAAGGAAATGTAGTCTTACCATTTAATACCAAAGGCATGTATCGTGGTTTCAAGAGCTATAGCGGAGAAGAGTTCGTTGGGATATTTGAGTGATTGCAGGAGATTGAATTTCGTAATTATTGGTTTGAATTTGATTTAGTCGGATTTCTAAGCATTAATGGAATAGGATGTAGGTTTTATTGCTTTAATTTTTCAGCCACTTCGTCATAGTATTCCTGAGATAATACTTCGGTCCATTCGGTAGGCTTTCCCCCACCATATATTGCCAAATAAGTAACATCACTAGACTTGGTCGAAGCATGCCAGTGTTCCGTGTCTTTCTCACATTTGATAATATCCCCTTCTTTTAGGATTAAAGGCTCGTTTCCACGCTCCTGATAATAAGCTTCTCCCTCCACAATGATCAGGACCTGTGCAGTACTATGTTTATGCCAGTCTAATGTGGAGTTTGCCTTAAAGGTTGCTTTTGTGATGTTGTAGTCCAGTCCCTCTTCATCGTGCAGTATTGCATTCAGCCAGGCTTCTCCCAGGTAGTGTGTATTTGGCGCTTTTGCACCCTCTGTAAAGTACGAAGAGACGCGATATTCAGACTTTTGAGCAACGGCTGTAACTGAACTCAAAAGGAAAAGGAAGAGAAGTGAATTTTTCATTTTATGTCTCTGGTTTTTTTGTTGATGCTACGTTGGATATGTGTATTTAGTAATTGGCCAAGGAACAAAAGGAGTATGCTAGTGCGTTTGATGTTCCAATGTTCTCGTTTCTTACCAAGAACAAAGTAAGGTTATCCAAAAGATTACCGTGTCCGTTTACAGGGTTAATGGATATTATGCATCTTGTAAAATCCTGAAAAAAGAATGAGAAGTCAATTGGGTTGGCTCCTCATTCAATTTCAAATTAACCTTTATCTATCTATAACTGGTACTACAAGTTAGCAAAGGCTGGTAAATAATGAGCCACATCCTACATATCAAAAACATGGTCTGTAACCGCTGTATTGAGGCGGTCGAAGAGGAATTTGGGAATGCCGGGATTCCTGTGCTGTCTGTTCACCTGGGTGAAGTGGCTTTGGAACAAGAACTGGATGCTAGTGCCAAATCGGTTATCAAGGAACGTCTGGCGGTCAGGGGGTTTGAACTCCTGGAAGATAAGTCGAGCCAGTTGATTGAGCGGATTAAACAACTGATCATTGATTTGATCCATCGTCAAACTGAACATCTGGAAACCAACAACTCTACTTATCTGGAAAGGCAGTTAGGGAAAGATTACAAGACCCTTAGTCAATTGTTCTCCTCTGTGGAAGGTGTGACGATTGAGCGCTACACAATACTCCAAAGGATAGAACGAGCAAAGGAGTTGCTGGTGTATGATGAATTGAACTCCAGTCAGATTGCTCATGAACTTGGTTACAGCAGTGTGCAACACCTCTCCAATCAGTTCAAAAAGGTGACTGGTATGTCTCCCAGTGAGTTTAAGAGACTCAGGAAACCTCTTCGTAAGCCCCTGGACGAGCTTTAAGACAATCATATACATCTTTCCGAAAATTGTATAAACCCTGACTGGGGGTGATGCTCGTACTTTGTAAGTGTAAATGCAATGCTTATGAATGCGATTACAGTAGAAACCGATATACACTGCCATGGTTGTGTGGATGCCATACGCCCTGGCTTAGATAATGATAATAAAGTTTCCGAATGGTGTGTAAACCTGGCCCCGGAAGTAAAGACACTCACCGCACATGGTGAAGGATTGTCAGAAGCTCATTTGGCCAAGTTGTTGAATGAAGCGGGTTACAAAGTCGTGGGACAAAAGACGCCCTTCTGGATGGATATGCCCGTTTGGAAAAGAGCATCCTTTAATACATTGAATTGTCTGATTGGCTGTTCGATTGGTGATTTTGGCATGGTGTTTTTCCTGCAAGCCTTTTATCCTGAAACGCCGATGATCTGGATGATGGTCCTGGCAATCATTGCAGGATTGATCACCTCGATTACGCTTGAAACGATTCTCCTGAAGTATCGGGAACACTTCAATTGGATTTTTGCCCTGAAAACCGCCTTTGGGATGTCTTTCATTTCCATGGTGGCTATGGAACTGGCCATGACCGGAACAGATTTCATGATCACCGGAGGCAAAGCGGCCTTTAACGACATTTGGTATTGGCTGGCGTTGGTCCCTGCTTTGGTAGTGGGTTTCATCACTCCTTTGCCGTACAATTATTACAAGTTGAAAAAGTACAATAAGGCTTGTCACTAAGCGACATGAAAAACCACAAGCTTCAAATTCCGTATCTTTACAGCTGAATGCACCTATTCAAGAAAATAGCGACCGTATTTATGGCAGCGCTGCTACTGACTACCTCGGTAGGCGTAACGCTGCATCGGCACTATTGCATGGGTAGGTTGATGGATACGTCTATCAATCACCCTGCCGCTTCTTGTATGTCCATGATGGATATGGGAGATGCGTCTGATGCGATGGGCTGCTGTAAGGATACGGTTGAAGAATTCAAGGTCGATGATCTGCAAAAGGCTCACTTTGATTTTAATGCTACTCCTAATTTGAATCTGTTGGCGGGTGTTACTTACGTGCTTGTTGATTACAAGCTCTTCTCAACAGTCACCACGCAAAAGCAATTTCTCAACTATAAGCCCCCTTTGATTGCTCAGGACGTCCCTGTTCTCGTGCAGTCGTTCCTCCTGTAAGTTTTAGCATGTACCTGTCAAAACAGGTATGGGCATCACTTGATGCCTCATTAATTCTATTGTTCAATTCATACACATAGAATGATGCTATGCTTAATCATATCATTAAATTTTTCTTAGAGAAGAAGCTGGTCACACTGTTGGTGGCTGTTTCTATCATCACATGGGGCATTGCTACGGCGCCTTTTAACTGGGAATCAGACACGATCCCAAGAGATCCGGTGCCCGTAGATGCGATCCCCGATATTGGTGAAAACCAACAAATAGTATACACGGAGTGGATGGGCCGCTCACCGCAGGACATAGAGGATCAGGTTTCTTATCCGCTAACCACTGCGCTGCTGGGCATTCCTGGCGTGAAGACCATCCGCAGTAACTCCATTTTCGGGCTATCCAGTATTTACCTGATTTTCGAAGAAGGGGTCGAGTTCTATTGGAGCCGATCAAGAATACTGGAAAAGCTAAACTCACTTCCCTCCGGAACATTGCCGGAGGGCGTTCAACCTGCGCTAGGCCCTGATGCCACGGCATTGGGGCAAATTTTCTGGTACACGCTAGAAGGTCGTGATGAAGCCGGACGTCCAGCTGGTGGCTGGGATCCGCAGGAATTGCGTTCTATCCAGGACTTTTATATCAAGTATGGACTCTCTTCTGCAGCAGGTGTTTCGGAAGTAGCTTCTATCGGCGGGTATGTGAAAGAGTACCAGGTGGAGATAGATCCCACGGCCATGAAAAGCTATGACGTGGATGTAGCCGACATCATGAACGCGGTGAAGAAAAGCAACCTGGATGTTGGTGCAAGAACGTTAGAGTTCAATAAGGCCGAATACCTGGTTAGAGGTCTGGGCTACATCAAGAACATTTCCGATCTGGAAGAAGCGGTTGTGTTGGCCAGGAACAATATACCGATTCGAATCAAGGATGTAGCCAGGGTTCAGCTGGGACCTGCAACACGTCGTGGAGGTCTGGATAAAGCCGGTGCGGAAGCTGTGGGTGCTGTAGTCGTTGCCCGGTATGGTTCTAATCCACTGGAGGTGATCAATAATGTGAAGGCCAAGATCGAGGAGCTTGCTCCTGGTTTGCCATCCAAAACCCTATCGGATGGTACGGTTTCCAAAGTCACGATTGTTCCGTTTTACGACCGAACCGGATTAATCAAGGAGACCCTTGGAACACTCGAAGAAGCTTTGTCTTTGGAAGTGCTGATCAGTGTGATCGTGGTGATTATTCTGGTCATTAATCTGAGGGCATCCATTCTGATCTCCAGTCTGCTACCTATCGGGGTTTTGATGACTTTCATTGCCATGCGCTACTTTGGCGTGTCGGCCAATATCGTGGCACTATCAGGTATTGCGATTGCCATTGGTGTGATGGTGGATGTGGGTGTCGTATTCACTGAGAACATCATCAGGCACCTTCAAATGCCTGAGAACAAAGACCTGGACTCACAGGGCCGTCTTAAGGTCATCTATACAGCCACCACAGAAGTAGCTTCAGCAGTTATCACGGCGTTGGCCACTACGGTGATCAGTTTCATTCCTGTATTTGCCTTACAGGCCCAGGAAGGGAAACTGTTTCAACCCTTGGCATTTACCAAGACGTTTGCTTTACTCGCTGCCCTGTTCATTGGGTTGGTGATCATTCCGGCTTTTGCACATTGGATCTTCTCTTTGAACTTCGGAAAAGACAAAACTCGAAAGTTCTGGAACATAGGACTGATCATATTGGGTATTGTCATCTACTTTTTCATTCCCTGGGCTGGAATCGTGCTGGCCATCATGGGCGTCAATAATTTCTTTGAAGACCGGTGGAAAGGCAAATGGACCTGGGTGCCAGGTTATCTCAATATTGCGGTAGTCCTGGTGACCGTGCTGTACTTTCTCACCAAAGAGTGGTTGCCACTCGGAGCGGGTTATAGCTGGTTCCTGAACTTTGTGTTTGTAGGCTTGATCATTGTACTGGTGTTAGGGATTCTTCTCACGGTAGTCCGCTACTACACCAGGATATTGAGTTGGTGCCTGGAACATAAATGGCAATTTCTGACCCTGCCGATGATCATCCTGGTCTTTGGTCTTCTTTCCTGGCAGGGATTTGATCGGGCTTTTGGCTTTGTGGCTAAAGGTGCCCAGTCGGTCAATTGGGATGTCCGGGAGTCTGGCTTCTGGGCTTCCATGAGTACGACCTTTCCGGGTGTCGGTAAAGAGTTCATGCCTCCTCTGGATGAAGGCTCTTATTTGCTCATGCCGACCACTATGCCACACTCTGGTGTTCAGGAAAACATCGAAACCATCCAGTTACTGGATCAACTGGTGACGTCCATTCCAGAGGTAGAAATGACTGTTGGGAAATGGGGCCGTGTCGCTTCTGCGCTCGATCCTGCCCCGATTTCCATGTTCGAAAATGTGATCAACTACAAACCGGAATATGTCCTGGATGAAGATGGCCACCGCATGCGATTCAGGGTCAATGGAGACGGACATTTTGATTTGTCGAATGGTGAAGCATTCGAATGGAAGAGTGAAGCGTTAGCCGGTTTCAATGCAGACTTATTGATTCCAGCATCCACAGGGCAATATTTCCGCCAATGGCGTGAGCATATTCAATCTCCCAATGATATCTGGGATGAGATCGTAAACATGGCCAACATTCCTGGTATGACCTCCGCACCGAAGTTGCAACCCATTGCCACCAGATTGGTGATGCTCTCAACGGGCATGCGTGCTCCAATGGGAATGAAGATCTACGGCCCTGACCTGGAAACAATAGAAGCGGTCGGGTTTGACATAGAAACGTTCCTGAAGCAAGTGCCTGGCGTGAAACCTAGTTCAGTCTTTGCGGATCGTGTAGTTGGGAAACCTTATCTGGAAATCAAGATCAATCGACAAGCCATTGCTCGATATGGGCTGAGTGTCGCAGACATGCAGATGTACATCGGTGTGGCGGTTGGAGGTAATGCTCAG contains these protein-coding regions:
- a CDS encoding RNA polymerase sigma factor; protein product: MEQTLDRKELRKCSDEELISLIVDHSRADLFELIYDRYARKIYQKCLSFTKDDSEAMDVAHDIIVKLFTQLTKFSGKSKFSTWVYKVTYNCCVDYQAQKKKKLSISEELALEAGKSEPSDVPDDSELMELSIDTLEELMELLTPAEKSIILMKYQDGMSIKEIAVLTQAGESSVKMKLKRTKAKLIALYEKR
- the mgtE gene encoding magnesium transporter is translated as MIIEKPWEIIKEQLVSPDPEVIKEFLEEMRSEDVAGIISHLEKEERVQLLHVLKPEEAAELIDEIPWQQAVKILEDMDAQETAAILQEMPSDDQADFLAEFETANQNAVLDEWQPDAVEEVKKLIQYDDHSAGGLMITEFLAFDESLTVGEVVKNLSDHAEKYERYNLQYIYVTSHDKFEGVLQMRDLLLRKRSTPLTDIVLRDAITVNDDDNLDELISFFDTHDFYGVPVVNQKRDLLGVVLRKDLREAETEQINYEHLETQGIVGGEELRTLPILTRAKRRLSWLSVNILLNIAAASVIAVYQDTLSAVIALAVFLPIISDMSGCSGNQAVAVSLRELSLGVIKPFELVRVLWQEASVGLINGLVLGTLIGLAAWIWKGNIYLGLVVGGALGINTLIAVSLGGAIPLILKRFNVDPALASGPLLTTITDMLGFFLALTFASTLMPHL
- a CDS encoding DUF2141 domain-containing protein, which produces MITLFINLLLLNPFVTTPEATTLTIRFENIRFHEGHILVGVYKAEDSWSRRTPEREFIISKQDIVDGSLTVTLNDFEPGFYGLAFLDDENGNEIVDMGMVFPKEGFGFSNYYHRSISFPKFKDFTFNFPENRDINVKFRYLKF
- a CDS encoding isoaspartyl peptidase/L-asparaginase, with the translated sequence MKPFAIAIHGGAGTVSKTKMTKWKIEAYQQILKRAYTVGYKTLEKGGSSLEAVAEAVLIMEDSSLFNAGKGSVFTNQGEFEMDAAIMDGRKLHAGAVAGVSQVKNPILLADCVMKKSKHVLISGEQALEYAKEQGLTIESKDYFYDEFRYKQWQRALQKDKVELDHDEEKFGTVGAVALDKKGNLAAATSTGGMVNKKYGRIGDSPLIGVGTYANNESCAISCTGHGEYFMRSVVAHDISARMLYQGQTLQQATNEVIMERMPAMGGRGGLIGVDKQGNVVLPFNTKGMYRGFKSYSGEEFVGIFE
- a CDS encoding cupin domain-containing protein; protein product: MKNSLLFLFLLSSVTAVAQKSEYRVSSYFTEGAKAPNTHYLGEAWLNAILHDEEGLDYNITKATFKANSTLDWHKHSTAQVLIIVEGEAYYQERGNEPLILKEGDIIKCEKDTEHWHASTKSSDVTYLAIYGGGKPTEWTEVLSQEYYDEVAEKLKQ
- a CDS encoding AraC family transcriptional regulator, which translates into the protein MSHILHIKNMVCNRCIEAVEEEFGNAGIPVLSVHLGEVALEQELDASAKSVIKERLAVRGFELLEDKSSQLIERIKQLIIDLIHRQTEHLETNNSTYLERQLGKDYKTLSQLFSSVEGVTIERYTILQRIERAKELLVYDELNSSQIAHELGYSSVQHLSNQFKKVTGMSPSEFKRLRKPLRKPLDEL
- a CDS encoding DUF4396 domain-containing protein, with product MNAITVETDIHCHGCVDAIRPGLDNDNKVSEWCVNLAPEVKTLTAHGEGLSEAHLAKLLNEAGYKVVGQKTPFWMDMPVWKRASFNTLNCLIGCSIGDFGMVFFLQAFYPETPMIWMMVLAIIAGLITSITLETILLKYREHFNWIFALKTAFGMSFISMVAMELAMTGTDFMITGGKAAFNDIWYWLALVPALVVGFITPLPYNYYKLKKYNKACH
- a CDS encoding efflux RND transporter permease subunit — encoded protein: MLNHIIKFFLEKKLVTLLVAVSIITWGIATAPFNWESDTIPRDPVPVDAIPDIGENQQIVYTEWMGRSPQDIEDQVSYPLTTALLGIPGVKTIRSNSIFGLSSIYLIFEEGVEFYWSRSRILEKLNSLPSGTLPEGVQPALGPDATALGQIFWYTLEGRDEAGRPAGGWDPQELRSIQDFYIKYGLSSAAGVSEVASIGGYVKEYQVEIDPTAMKSYDVDVADIMNAVKKSNLDVGARTLEFNKAEYLVRGLGYIKNISDLEEAVVLARNNIPIRIKDVARVQLGPATRRGGLDKAGAEAVGAVVVARYGSNPLEVINNVKAKIEELAPGLPSKTLSDGTVSKVTIVPFYDRTGLIKETLGTLEEALSLEVLISVIVVIILVINLRASILISSLLPIGVLMTFIAMRYFGVSANIVALSGIAIAIGVMVDVGVVFTENIIRHLQMPENKDLDSQGRLKVIYTATTEVASAVITALATTVISFIPVFALQAQEGKLFQPLAFTKTFALLAALFIGLVIIPAFAHWIFSLNFGKDKTRKFWNIGLIILGIVIYFFIPWAGIVLAIMGVNNFFEDRWKGKWTWVPGYLNIAVVLVTVLYFLTKEWLPLGAGYSWFLNFVFVGLIIVLVLGILLTVVRYYTRILSWCLEHKWQFLTLPMIILVFGLLSWQGFDRAFGFVAKGAQSVNWDVRESGFWASMSTTFPGVGKEFMPPLDEGSYLLMPTTMPHSGVQENIETIQLLDQLVTSIPEVEMTVGKWGRVASALDPAPISMFENVINYKPEYVLDEDGHRMRFRVNGDGHFDLSNGEAFEWKSEALAGFNADLLIPASTGQYFRQWREHIQSPNDIWDEIVNMANIPGMTSAPKLQPIATRLVMLSTGMRAPMGMKIYGPDLETIEAVGFDIETFLKQVPGVKPSSVFADRVVGKPYLEIKINRQAIARYGLSVADMQMYIGVAVGGNAQTTTVEGRERYQVRVRYARELRDNPDDLSNILIPTPTGVQVPLKELAELQYVRGPQNIKSEDTFLVSYVIFDKEDGFAEVDVVESAQAYLNGQIADGALQIPMGVSYKFAGNYENQIRATKRLSIVIPISLMAILLILYFQFGKLQPTLMVFSGVFVAFAGGFIFIWLYGQDWFLNFSLFGADMRDLFQVHTINLSVAVWVGFIALFGVATDDGVIMGTYLKQHLVREKPNSIEGVRAAVLHAGQQRVRPAMMTAATTVIALLPVLTSTGKGSDIMVPMAIPTFGGMIIQVITMFVVPVLYCMWQERQLKSNPES